From the Candidatus Omnitrophota bacterium genome, the window TACCCAAAGACTTGCTCATCTTGTTCACGCCGTCAGTGCCTTCCAGAAGCGGCATAGTGATCACTACCTGGGGATCCTGGCCAAAATCCTTTTGCAGGTCGCGGCCGACCAAAAGGTTGAATATCTGATCTGTCCCTCCCAGCTCAATATCGCTTTTAAGCATTACCGAGTCATAACCCTGGAGAATAGGATACATGAACTCGAGCATCGAAACATCCTGTTTATTATCCAGGCGCTTCTTAAAATCTTCACGCTGGAGCATCTGGCTGACGGTCACGTGCATTGTAAGGCCCAGAAAATCCGCCACGTTCATTTTTTCGAACCATTCGCTGTTAAAGACAATTTCCAGCTTTTTCAGGTCCATTATCTTGGCGACCTGCTTTTTATAGGTCTTGGCGTTTTCTTTAACCTCATCCTTAGTCAGGGTCTTGCGCAACTGCGACCGGCCGGTAGGGTCTCCTATCTGACCGGTAAAATCACCGATCAAAAAGCAAACCTCATGGCCGAGTTCCTGGAACTGGCGCATCTTACGCAAAAGCACAGTATGGCCCAGGTGAATATCCGGAGCAGTGGGATCAAAACCCGCCTTGACCCGCAAAGGCCGGCGCTCTTTTTTGGCCAGCTCAAGTTTCTTGACCAGTTCCTCTTCGGAAATGATCGAAACCGCGCCGCGCTTGATGATCTCTAGTTGATGTTTAATGTCCATAATTCACTCACTTACTGCCCCTTACGGGGCAGTAAGTGCCGATTTTTATTAGGGGACACTTTCCAGCTTAAGGGTAATACAGTTCCCCCTTTGAAACCAGAACAGTTTCCCGATTGCAATCAGAAGCGTTTCTGCTTTAAAGCTTCGCGGAAAGACCGATCTTGCCCTGATCCACGTCGACTTTGATAACTTTTACCTTGAGCTTATCACCGGGTTTTAATGACTTTAACAGTTCCGGGACGATCTCATTGGTAAAGACCAAGCCTTCCAGGTCTTCTTCGATCTTGACGAACACGCCAAAATCAGTGATGCTGACCGCCTCTGCTTCCAGCTCTGTATCCAGCTTGTATTTGTTGGCTATTTCCGGCCAGGGATTGGTCTGAAGCTGTTTCAGGCCTAAAGCAATCCTCTGGTTCTGGCTGTCCACTGAAATGACCACTACATCCACTTTCTGGCCCTTTTTCAGCAGGTCCTGCGGATTAGTCACCCTCTTGGTCCAGGACAGGTCGGATATATGGATCATCCCTTCCAGGCTGGAATCTAATTCCACGAACACCCCGTATTTGGTAAAGCTCTTCACTTTACCCTGCACCTGGGTGCCGGCCGGGAATTTCGCTTCCGCGTCGATCCAAGGATTCTGCTCCAACTGCTTGATGCTCAGGGCGATCCTGCGGGAAGCCTTTTCCACGCTCAATATCTGGCTTTCCACCATATCGCCTATAGCGAATATTTCATTGGGATTGCTCACCTTTTTGGTCCAGGATATCTCGGAGATATGGATCAATCCCTCGATGCCACGTTCCAACTCTACGAATACGCCGTAAGGAAGTATGCTGACGATCTTACCCTTGATCTTGGTGCCTACGGTGTATTTGGTCTCAATCTCCTGCCACGGGTCCGGGGTTCTTTGTTTAAGGCCCAAGGATATCTTGCCGCTCTCCTTGTCCATATTCAAAAGAACTACCTCGATCCTGTCTCCCACAGCCACGATCTCCGAAGGATGCGAGATCTTCGACCAGGACATATCAGTGATATGCAGAAGGCCGTCAATGCCGCCCATATCAATGAACGCGCCGAAATCAGTGATCGCCTTGACTGTGCCAGGGTAGGTCTCGCCCTGCTTTAATTCCACCCAAAGCTTGGCCTTAAGCTCCTCGCGCTCCTTGTGAATAGCCTCGCGGCGGGAAAGGATGATCCCGTATCTTAACTTGTTGATCTTGATGATCTTGAACTTGAAGGTCTTGCCCAGGATATCCTTGTCCAGGACGCCCTTGAACGCGGA encodes:
- a CDS encoding 30S ribosomal protein S1 translates to MAQVELSELEQMYNDSIKMIQEGRIVKGKVVSVKTKEVLVDVGFKSEGIVSITEFKRDELEVGKELDFFVDSIEDDAGLIILSRERARCMQGWDSIVKHSQDGTLLEGRPVKKVKGGFLVDVLGIEGFLPASLSAFKGVLDKDILGKTFKFKIIKINKLRYGIILSRREAIHKEREELKAKLWVELKQGETYPGTVKAITDFGAFIDMGGIDGLLHITDMSWSKISHPSEIVAVGDRIEVVLLNMDKESGKISLGLKQRTPDPWQEIETKYTVGTKIKGKIVSILPYGVFVELERGIEGLIHISEISWTKKVSNPNEIFAIGDMVESQILSVEKASRRIALSIKQLEQNPWIDAEAKFPAGTQVQGKVKSFTKYGVFVELDSSLEGMIHISDLSWTKRVTNPQDLLKKGQKVDVVVISVDSQNQRIALGLKQLQTNPWPEIANKYKLDTELEAEAVSITDFGVFVKIEEDLEGLVFTNEIVPELLKSLKPGDKLKVKVIKVDVDQGKIGLSAKL
- the tyrS gene encoding tyrosine--tRNA ligase encodes the protein MDIKHQLEIIKRGAVSIISEEELVKKLELAKKERRPLRVKAGFDPTAPDIHLGHTVLLRKMRQFQELGHEVCFLIGDFTGQIGDPTGRSQLRKTLTKDEVKENAKTYKKQVAKIMDLKKLEIVFNSEWFEKMNVADFLGLTMHVTVSQMLQREDFKKRLDNKQDVSMLEFMYPILQGYDSVMLKSDIELGGTDQIFNLLVGRDLQKDFGQDPQVVITMPLLEGTDGVNKMSKSLG